A region of Carassius gibelio isolate Cgi1373 ecotype wild population from Czech Republic chromosome B11, carGib1.2-hapl.c, whole genome shotgun sequence DNA encodes the following proteins:
- the LOC127968528 gene encoding opioid growth factor receptor, whose protein sequence is MSFKRALRGLCWALFRFLRALPALGWLVLSKLSWRFTRQINMSGDECEYDSTWEDEDEHKKHRKKKVHHYGESRRNMFAARDMQRFRHSCRGLDNISDDDDDDDGAGEQDTDSFYNLEFYRGNIRSSPDELYISDFHNQWQGQYEWLEDVHSYIQWLFPIQEPGVNWRAHVLSKMEIKLFRKDEEVKKKLVKSYKLMLDFYGIRLIDESTGKVDRALNWEERFKNLNRHTHNNLRITRILKCLGTLGLEHYQAPLVKFFLYETLVKGQLQNVKQSALDYFMFAVLDKSDRRELVKFAFDNFKPRKNFVWGNMKILSGLVDKQNCKNENMDQPTENNSSSAEDQQKRVNLHESKHKTNKTDTSHPLKEMHSKNDHQTKDEPLTPNTLTETNSENENEGVVKKKNQDLSVGVDEDNENTPPANKSHGHGAVSGSHQTEDERKKDHQNNNEPAIPKKLTETNSDQLENKDRQCSSENGDVIKSHDHDAFDGSHQTEEGSPCQGHDEKSKDETEDKGLQDNKKRLNPHESEHEASHSLEEIKSKKDHQNKSETVISNESTESNSVNVSDDNKNTAPANKSHGHDAVSGSHLTEEKRNKDPQNNDESAIPKKSTETNSDQCEIESGQCSSENGDGVKQNHGVSVSGNNENIALANKSHGHDAFDGSHQTEERSPCKGTDVEMKDETENNGLEDNQKRLNPHESKHEIEKIGASHSEEMKSKKDNQNKKETVVPNELTEANRVNVSDDNENTAPANKTHGHDAASGSHQTEGGSSFQVQDVEMKDETENKHKKSENEQ, encoded by the exons ATGAGCTTTAAAAGAGCTCTGAGGGGTTTGTGCTGGGCTCTGTTTAGGTTTTTACGTGCTTTGCCTGCTTTGGGTTGGCTTGTTCTTAGTAAACTTAGTTGGAGATTTACTCGTCAGATTAACATGTCAGGTGATGAGTGCGAGTATGACTCTACATGGGAGGATGAAGACGAACATAAAAAACACAGGAAGAAG AAGGTTCACCACTATGGAGAGAGTCGCAGGAACATGTTTGCAGCAAGGGACATGCAAAGATTTCGACATAGTTGCCGG GGCTTGGATAATattagtgatgatgatgatgatgatgatggtgctgGTGAACAAGATACA gaCTCCTTCTATAACCTAGAATTTTACCGTGGTAATATAAGATCTTCCCCTGATG AACTTTACATCAGTGATTTTCACAATCAGTGGCAGGGTCAATATGAATGGCTGGAAGATGTCCACTCCTACATTCAATG gttGTTTCCAATACAAGAGCCGGGGGTGAATTGGAGAGCACATGTGCTCTCGAAAATGGAAATAAAG CTTTTCCGTAAGGATGAAGAAGTAAAGAAAAAACTGGTAAAATCATATAAGCTCATGTTGGATTTCTACGGTATACGTTTGATCGATGAATCAACAGGAAAGGTGGATCGTGCTCTTAACTGGGAGGAACGCTTTAAAAACCTGAACAG ACATACACATAACAACTTGCGCATCACACGCATCCTGAAGTGCTTGGGGACTCTGGGATTGGAGCACTACCAGGCCCCTCTGGTCAAGTTTTTCCTCTATGAAACTCTTGTCAAGGGACAGCTTCAAAATGTGAAGCAAAGTGCATTAGACTACTTTATGTTTGCTGTATTGGACAAATCAGACAGAAGGGAGCTGGTTAAATTTGCATTTGACAATTTCAAGCCCCGAAAAAACTTTGTCTGGGGTAACATGAAGATTCTGTCAGGTCTGGTGGAtaaacaaaattgcaaaaacgAAAACATGGACCAGCCAACAGagaataatagtagtagtgcagAAGATCAGCAGAAAAGGGTGAATCTCCATGAAAGCAAACACAAAACTAACAAAACAGACACCAGTCATCCTCTTAAAGAGATGCATAGTAAAAACGATCACCAAACTAAAGATGAGCCACTTACTCCAAACACATTGACAGAAACAAatagtgaaaatgaaaatgagggtgtagtaaaaaaaaaaaatcaagatttgaGTGTTGGGGTCGATGAAGATAATGAAAACACACCACCAGCAAACAAGTCTCATGGTCATGGTGCTGTTAGTGGTTCTCACCAAACTGAAGACGAGAGAAAAAAAGATCACCAAAATAACAATGAGCCAGCTATTCCCAAAAAATTGACAGAAACAAATAGTGATCAGTTGGAAAATAAAGACAGACAATGCAGCTCAGAAAATGGGGATGTAATAAAGTCTCATGATCATGATGCTTTTGATGGTTCTCACCAAACTGAAGAGGGGTCTCCATGTCAGGGGCATGATGAAAAATCGAAGGATGAAACTGAAGACAAAGGATTACAAGATAACAAAAAAAGGTTGAATCCCCATGAGAGCGAACATGAGGCTAGTCATTCTCTTGAagagataaaaagtaaaaaagatcaCCAAAATAAGAGTGAGACAGTTATTTCAAACGAATCGACAGAATCAAATAGTGTCAATGTTAGTGATGATAACAAAAACACAGCACCAGCGAACAAGTCTCATGGTCATGATGCTGTTAGTGGTTCTCACTTAACTGAAGAGAAGAGAAATAAAGATCCCCAAAATAACGATGAGTCAGCTATTCCAAAAAAATCGACAGAAACAAATAGTGATCAGTGTGAAATTGAGAGCGGACAATGCAGCTCAGAAAATGGCGATGGAGTAAAGCAAAATCATGGTGTCAGTGTTAGTGGTAATAATGAAAACATAGCACTGGCTAACAAGTCTCATGGTCATGATGCTTTTGATGGTTCTCACCAAACTGAAGAGCGGTCTCCATGTAAGGGAACTGATGTGGAAATGAAGGATGAAACCGAAAACAACGGATTAGAAGATAACCAAAAAAGGTTGAATCCCCATGAGAGCAAACATGAAATTGAAAAAATAGGGGCTAGTCATTCTGAAGAGATGAAAAGTAAAAAAGATAACCAAAATAAGAAGGAGACAGTTGTTCCAAACGAATTGACAGAAGCAAATAGAGTCAATGTTAGTGATGATAATGAAAACACAGCACCAGCGAACAAGACTCATGGTCATGATGCTGCTAGTGGTTCTCACCAAACTGAAGGGGGGTCTTCATTTCAGGTGCAGGACGTAGAAATGAAGgatgaaactgaaaataaacataaaaaatcagaAAATGAGCAGTAA
- the LOC127967800 gene encoding uncharacterized protein C3orf14 homolog isoform X2: MASYTHEEFELSQKHEDILGERALLLQQMEAHYEQQKAKKKQQCLMSQAAKERNAQILEDLQNAEKNLDSCFTQILLALRLIIGLQLNGNYQNGSSICLG; this comes from the exons ATGGCCTCATATACACACGAAGAGTTTGAACTCAGCCAGAAACATGAAGATAT ACTCGGGGAAAGAGCATTACTGCTGCAGCAGATGGAGGCGCATTATGAACAGCAGAAGGCCAAGAAAAAACAGCAGTGTCTGATGTCTCAAGCAGCGAAGGAGAGGAATGCTCAGATCCTTGAG GATTTacagaatgctgaaaaaaatctaGACAGCTGCTTCACCCAGATATTATTAGCCTTGAG ACTCATTATTGGGCTTCAGTTGAACGGAAACTACCAGAATGGGAGCAGTATTTGCTTGGGATAG
- the LOC127967800 gene encoding uncharacterized protein C3orf14 homolog isoform X1 → MASYTHEEFELSQKHEDILGERALLLQQMEAHYEQQKAKKKQQCLMSQAAKERNAQILEVSLMCALCYTYTDLQNAEKNLDSCFTQILLALRLIIGLQLNGNYQNGSSICLG, encoded by the exons ATGGCCTCATATACACACGAAGAGTTTGAACTCAGCCAGAAACATGAAGATAT ACTCGGGGAAAGAGCATTACTGCTGCAGCAGATGGAGGCGCATTATGAACAGCAGAAGGCCAAGAAAAAACAGCAGTGTCTGATGTCTCAAGCAGCGAAGGAGAGGAATGCTCAGATCCTTGAGGTTTCTCTAATGTGTGCTCTGTGTTATACATACACT GATTTacagaatgctgaaaaaaatctaGACAGCTGCTTCACCCAGATATTATTAGCCTTGAG ACTCATTATTGGGCTTCAGTTGAACGGAAACTACCAGAATGGGAGCAGTATTTGCTTGGGATAG